The DNA sequence AGTTTTGCTTCTACCCGTGCCAGTAATTCCGTGCTGGAAACGCCTAATGCACGAGCAAGCACAAGAAAGCCGTTTAAACTTGGTAAATGATCCCGTGTTTCCATAAACGATATAAACGAACGGGCACACTCTACCTCGTTTGCCAATGCCTGTTGAGACAGGCGGGAATGGGCACGAGCTTCTTGTAACACCTGTGCAAAGGCTTCCTGTAGGTGAGGGATCTCTTTCATTGTTGACATATAACATTGACTTGACTATAAGGCATCAATTGACTACTATACTAGTCAACAATGTTCTTTACCTTTAACATTAATAGGAGGCAAGCATGCCAAAATT is a window from the Desulfovibrio litoralis DSM 11393 genome containing:
- a CDS encoding helix-turn-helix domain-containing protein; this translates as MSTMKEIPHLQEAFAQVLQEARAHSRLSQQALANEVECARSFISFMETRDHLPSLNGFLVLARALGVSSTELLARVEAKLATLEYLDKKE